Within the Candidatus Effluviviaceae Genus V sp. genome, the region AGCGGCGGCTTCGCACGAGCCGCCGCCTGACTCACACTATACCCGACGAAGACCTGAACGGCAACAGTGAGGGGTGTCGGTGCGGGGCGGGAGTGAGGAACGGGCGGCCCGCTGCGCGGAGCGGACCGCCCGCCCTGGGGAGAAGTCGGGCCGGCTCGCCGGTCACGTCAAGAAGCCGTTCCGACCCTCCAACGCAGGAGGACCGCCGCACCGGCCGGGAGCCGGGCGGCGTGTGCGTCTACTCGTACCGGACGGCGTCGATCGGGTTGAGCATCGCCGCCTTCCTGGCCGGGTAGTACCCGAAGAAGACACCGATCGCCGCGGCGAAGCCGAAAGCGATCGCCACGACACCGGGCTGCATGATGGTCGTCATGCCCACCATGTTGTTCAGTACGAGGGTGAGGACGTATGCGAGCAGGATGCCGATCGTGCCGCCGAGCAGGCTGAGCACGACGGACTCGGTCAGAAACTGGATGAGGATGTCGCTCGACCGCGCGCCGACCGCCAGGCGGATGCCGATCTCGCGCGTCCTCTCGGTGACCGAGACCAGCATGATGTTCATGATGCCGATGCCGCCGACGATGAGCGAAACTGCCGCGACGGCCCCGAGGAGCAGCGTCATGACCTCCTGCGTCTCGGTCGCCATCTCGATGAACTCGGCCTGGCTGTGGATGCGGAAGGGGTCGTCCTCGCCCGGATTGACGCGGAACTCCTCTCGGAGGATCTCGCTGATCTCCTCCTCGGCCGCCTCGCTCTCCTCGAACGATCGCGCGCTCACGAAGATCATGCTGATGTACTGACCGCCGGAGAGCCGGTAGAGCCCGGTCGTCACCGGCACGAGGATCTGGTCATCCTCATCGCGCCCGAAGCTCGAGGCGCCCTTCTCCTCGAGCACACCGATGATGCGGAACGGCGTCTTGTTGATCCGGATCTGCTGACCGATCGGGTCCTCATTCGGAAAGAGCTCGTCGACAACAGTCTGCCCGAGCACCGCGACCTTACCCCTGGATCGAACATCCCGCTCGGTGAAGAACTCCCCTCGGTCAACGCCCCATGAGCGAATCTCAAGATACTCTGGAGACACCCCCATCACGCGTGTATTCCAATCTCCAATCCCGCCGATCACCTGCCCGCCGGTCTGGATCACACCGGAGACGGCGCTCACGTACCGGGACCGCTCGCGGATGGCGTCGGCCTCGTCAAGCGACAGTTTGTTGTACGAGCCGGCGCCGCCGCTGGCGCCCCCGTGGCGCGACGCGCCCGGGAAGACCATCAGCATGTTGGTCCCGAGCGAACTGATCTGGGTCTCGATGTCGGCCTGCGCTCCGGCCCCGATACCGACCATGACGATGACGGACGCGACGCCGATGATGACGCCGAGGGTCGTCAGCAGGCTCCGCATTCTGTTCTTGACGAGCCCCTTGACGGCGATCCTCAAGAGACGTCTCGGCCAGAGCATCCGCTACCCCTTCTCCGCCTCGCGCTCGACGAACTCGTCCGTCGACGGCATCGACTCGAGGTCCTCCGCCGCGTTCCGCCTGTCCCACACCTGGCGATCGTTGACGATGCGACCGTCCCGCATCACGACGATCCGCTTCGCGTACTGCGCGATGTCGGTCTCGTGCGTCACGAGGAGTATCGTGATCCCCTGCTCGTTCAGCTCCTGGAAGACGGACATCACATCGACCGATGTTCGACTGTCGAGGTTCCCCGTGGGCTCGTCGGCGAGGATGATCGATGGGTTGTTCACAAGAGCGCGGGCGAGCGCGACGCGCTGCCGCTGTCCTCCAGAGAGCTCGCTCGGGTCGTGGTGCATCCGGTCGCCGAGACCGACCCTGTCCAGGGACTCGGCCGCGGCCGCTCTCGGATCGGGGAAGCGATTGGCGCGGTCGTAGAAGAGCGGCAGTTCCACGTTGTCGAGCGCCGACGTCCGCGGCAGGAGATTGAAGGTCTGGAAGACGAAGCCGATGCGCTGGTTCCGGACCTCCGCGTACTCGTCACGCGAGAAGC harbors:
- a CDS encoding FtsX-like permease family protein, which gives rise to MLWPRRLLRIAVKGLVKNRMRSLLTTLGVIIGVASVIVMVGIGAGAQADIETQISSLGTNMLMVFPGASRHGGASGGAGSYNKLSLDEADAIRERSRYVSAVSGVIQTGGQVIGGIGDWNTRVMGVSPEYLEIRSWGVDRGEFFTERDVRSRGKVAVLGQTVVDELFPNEDPIGQQIRINKTPFRIIGVLEEKGASSFGRDEDDQILVPVTTGLYRLSGGQYISMIFVSARSFEESEAAEEEISEILREEFRVNPGEDDPFRIHSQAEFIEMATETQEVMTLLLGAVAAVSLIVGGIGIMNIMLVSVTERTREIGIRLAVGARSSDILIQFLTESVVLSLLGGTIGILLAYVLTLVLNNMVGMTTIMQPGVVAIAFGFAAAIGVFFGYYPARKAAMLNPIDAVRYE
- a CDS encoding ATP-binding cassette domain-containing protein; translated protein: MERVIETRGVTRFYEMGDLVVKALRGVDLTVMSGEFVAIMGASGSGKSTLLNVIGCLDQLTSGEYLLDGVDTSGFSRDEYAEVRNQRIGFVFQTFNLLPRTSALDNVELPLFYDRANRFPDPRAAAAESLDRVGLGDRMHHDPSELSGGQRQRVALARALVNNPSIILADEPTGNLDSRTSVDVMSVFQELNEQGITILLVTHETDIAQYAKRIVVMRDGRIVNDRQVWDRRNAAEDLESMPSTDEFVEREAEKG